AGTATCCAACACCGACTATTGCCTCAGtagttatgttttatatttttttaaaagtttgtctgttcgacgACGCCAAACAACAACCTTAGAGATTTTAAGTAAGATCAACCAAAGTAATTCCTAATGAATTTTAGTATCTGATTATTATCttaatctttgaaaataaatatatgagcTGAGAATATTGGAAATGgagaatttatatttagaaaacgaataaataaataagttaaatagaTTCAATGCAAGTAAGTATTTAGGCGTATTTTGGAAGAGGAGCAGACTTATAGGATGGAGTAGGTGCTGGTACATAAGCAGGGGCTGGTGCAGGTTTGTAAGATGGGACTGGAGCAGGTTGGTAAGCAGGAACTGGAGCTGGCTTGTAGGCAGGGGCAGGTGCAGACTTGTAAGCGGAGACTGGTGCAGGCTTGTAAGAAGGAGTTGGGACATGGTAGGATCCAGCTTGGTGATGGTTCTTGTGTTGAGGAACATATTCATCATAGACGGGAGTTCCCTCATAGGCAACATCAGCAACAAATCCATTATAGCCATCAACAGTGTATGTCACAGTCTGAACACGAGTGTCGGGAAGTGCAACCTTGTAAGATCCATGGGTCACTTTTCCATCCGCATTTTCTTGAGCAGCAATGTTTACACCAGAGTA
The Lepeophtheirus salmonis unplaced genomic scaffold, UVic_Lsal_1.4 unplaced_contig_9755_pilon, whole genome shotgun sequence DNA segment above includes these coding regions:
- the LOC121131692 gene encoding uncharacterized protein, producing the protein MKNYLQFQTNNKMIKIVFACTLLASALADNAPSYHAVPSPAYHAPAVHHHQAPAHYDESPKPYSFQYGVSDGYSGVNIAAQENADGKVTHGSYKVALPDTRVQTVTYTVDGYNGFVADVAYEGTPVYDEYVPQHKNHHQAGSYHVPTPSYKPAPVSAYKSAPAPAYKPAPVPAYQPAPVPSYKPAPAPAYVPAPTPSYKSAPLPKYA